The proteins below come from a single Polynucleobacter necessarius genomic window:
- the mltG gene encoding endolytic transglycosylase MltG, translated as MTLLNRMRSTLLAIGSALVVVYGVIFLWPIVPSQSNLPDSSSFRVKIAPQSSQANIAKQLHEQGLSISALPFQIGAKALLVGSKLKPGTYLLPMGASLGKVLLQIARGERVRESIAIIPGMTIWQLRSLIDSHPGLIHQTQGLSSQALLQLLNLHYPGDEGLFFPDTYVFDPDEIDLNIYRKASQAMQKQLSQAWSEKPSDSPLKTPYDLLILSSIIEKETGKASDRGLVAAVFLNRLKKRMMLQTDPTVIYGIGPHFDGNLRKADLRKDSPYNTYMHKGLPPTPIAMPDKDSIYAAIHPAKSQALYFVAKRDGGSHFSETLTEHESAVDRYQRKLVPKSK; from the coding sequence ATGACGTTGTTAAATCGTATGCGCTCTACGCTGCTTGCTATAGGTTCGGCATTGGTTGTGGTTTATGGTGTCATTTTCTTATGGCCGATCGTCCCCAGCCAGTCAAACCTTCCAGATTCATCCAGTTTTAGAGTAAAGATTGCGCCGCAATCCAGTCAAGCCAACATTGCTAAGCAGTTACATGAACAAGGGTTGTCCATATCTGCTTTGCCATTCCAAATTGGCGCAAAAGCATTGCTAGTTGGCTCAAAGCTTAAGCCCGGCACCTATCTTTTGCCAATGGGTGCTAGCTTAGGAAAGGTATTGCTCCAAATCGCTCGTGGTGAGCGCGTGCGCGAAAGTATCGCTATTATTCCCGGAATGACGATTTGGCAATTGCGGAGTCTGATCGATTCGCACCCAGGTTTAATTCATCAAACTCAGGGGCTAAGTTCACAAGCACTTCTTCAGCTATTGAATCTTCATTATCCAGGCGATGAGGGTCTCTTCTTTCCGGATACCTATGTATTCGATCCGGATGAGATTGATCTTAACATTTATCGAAAAGCTTCTCAAGCAATGCAAAAGCAGTTATCACAAGCATGGTCAGAAAAGCCGTCTGATAGCCCTTTGAAAACGCCTTATGACTTACTGATCCTTTCTTCAATTATTGAAAAAGAAACTGGCAAGGCTAGCGATAGAGGTCTGGTCGCGGCGGTATTTTTGAACCGCCTCAAAAAGAGGATGATGTTGCAAACTGATCCCACGGTGATATATGGCATAGGACCGCATTTTGATGGAAATCTTCGTAAGGCGGATTTACGCAAAGATAGTCCCTACAATACCTATATGCACAAAGGTCTACCACCAACACCGATTGCTATGCCTGACAAAGATTCCATTTATGCCGCGATTCATCCAGCCAAAAGTCAGGCGCTGTATTTTGTTGCCAAGAGGGATGGGGGCAGTCACTTTTCGGAGACACTTACGGAACATGAGTCCGCAGTCGATCGCTATCAACGTAAATTAGTACCCAAGTCCAAATAA
- a CDS encoding NRDE family protein, protein MCLILFAWNFHPDYSLVVAASRDEFYERDTEGISYWPEHPHLLAGRDRADVLGSPGTWLGFTKSGKFVAVTNVRAPSEKNPDARTRGELSFMYLTSNHKPGAFVDKNAKRFNPYNGFNFPMADLSDPGNAEMHWISNRMLMGQSIRPRKVFPHQPLAQSVYGLSNAMLDTPWAKVNHRVAAFAKALAVDRGQLKGADQYLKVLADTRYASDHELPNTGVSKEWEKALSPAFIKTPSYGTRSSTLLRVRKDGQFEMVERRFDATGTVGHDVITGTLTLTSGSNLSV, encoded by the coding sequence ATGTGCTTAATTCTCTTCGCCTGGAATTTTCATCCTGACTATTCGTTGGTGGTGGCTGCGAGTCGCGATGAATTTTATGAGCGCGATACGGAAGGTATTTCGTATTGGCCTGAACACCCTCATTTATTAGCTGGGCGTGATCGTGCTGATGTTTTGGGTAGTCCTGGTACTTGGCTAGGATTTACAAAGTCTGGAAAATTTGTTGCCGTTACAAACGTTCGTGCACCAAGCGAAAAAAATCCAGATGCAAGGACCCGTGGCGAACTGTCATTTATGTATCTAACAAGCAACCATAAACCTGGTGCCTTTGTAGATAAGAATGCTAAGCGTTTTAATCCCTATAACGGTTTCAATTTCCCGATGGCCGACTTAAGCGATCCTGGAAATGCTGAAATGCACTGGATCAGCAACCGTATGCTGATGGGTCAAAGTATTCGACCCCGCAAGGTGTTCCCGCATCAACCATTGGCCCAAAGTGTTTACGGTTTATCGAATGCCATGCTCGATACCCCTTGGGCCAAGGTAAACCATCGTGTCGCCGCCTTTGCGAAAGCCTTGGCAGTAGATCGGGGGCAACTCAAGGGTGCTGACCAATACCTAAAGGTGTTAGCGGATACGCGTTATGCCAGTGATCATGAATTGCCAAACACTGGGGTAAGCAAAGAATGGGAAAAAGCACTCTCCCCTGCTTTTATCAAAACCCCGTCCTACGGAACTCGTTCGAGCACGTTATTGAGGGTTCGAAAAGATGGTCAATTTGAAATGGTAGAGCGTCGCTTTGATGCTACCGGTACTGTTGGTCACGATGTCATAACCGGTACACTCACCCTCACCTCAGGATCCAACCTGTCGGTTTAA
- the tmk gene encoding dTMP kinase → MTSPHPGYFISFEGIDGAGKSTHIDAFCKLMQERYPNKEVVITREPGGTPLGEQLRNLLLNTPMNLETEALLMFAARQEHITQVIEPALQAGKIVVSDRFTDASFAYQGGGRGLSVAKLNDLEQWIQARPDGTLLQPNLTILFDLPGKVAEERRSKVRAPDKFEKMNLDFFEKVRQEYLRRAHENPKRFHIVDATKTPEDIWNGLQTLQIQL, encoded by the coding sequence ATGACCTCACCACATCCAGGATATTTCATCAGTTTTGAAGGCATTGATGGCGCCGGCAAAAGTACGCACATCGATGCATTTTGCAAGCTAATGCAGGAGCGCTATCCCAATAAAGAGGTTGTCATTACACGCGAACCTGGAGGCACACCTTTGGGTGAGCAGTTACGCAATTTATTGCTTAACACCCCAATGAACTTAGAAACGGAAGCGCTTTTAATGTTTGCAGCTCGCCAGGAGCACATTACGCAGGTGATTGAGCCGGCTCTGCAGGCGGGAAAGATTGTTGTTTCCGATCGCTTCACAGATGCCAGCTTCGCCTATCAGGGCGGTGGCAGAGGATTAAGTGTTGCAAAACTGAATGACCTAGAGCAATGGATTCAAGCGCGCCCAGACGGAACGCTACTGCAACCGAATCTGACCATACTATTTGATCTACCAGGAAAAGTTGCTGAGGAACGTCGCTCTAAAGTGCGCGCACCCGATAAATTCGAAAAAATGAATTTGGATTTTTTTGAAAAAGTTCGCCAAGAATATTTAAGGCGCGCTCATGAAAACCCAAAACGCTTTCACATTGTTGATGCCACCAAAACCCCCGAAGACATTTGGAATGGCTTGCAAACACTCCAAATTCAGTTGTAA
- a CDS encoding septation protein A, protein MKFLFDLFPIILFFIAFKLADIYTATIVAMIATIGQILWVYYRHRKIDAMQWVSLVMIIVFGSLTIFLHDKTFIQLKPTALYWLFSGALFISAQFFNKNWIQILVGKQVTLKAERAHSVWHQLNIAWASFFFFMGALNLYIAFEFSEETWVNFKLFGSAGLLIVFVIIQGVWLSKHMEHPEQ, encoded by the coding sequence ATGAAATTTTTATTCGATCTATTCCCTATCATTCTGTTTTTTATCGCCTTTAAATTAGCCGATATTTATACGGCAACCATTGTTGCCATGATTGCAACCATCGGTCAAATCCTCTGGGTCTATTACCGCCATCGCAAAATTGATGCCATGCAGTGGGTTAGCCTGGTGATGATCATTGTTTTTGGTAGCCTGACCATTTTCTTGCATGATAAAACCTTCATTCAATTGAAGCCCACAGCTCTGTATTGGCTTTTTTCTGGAGCATTATTCATTAGCGCCCAGTTTTTCAATAAGAACTGGATCCAAATTCTGGTGGGCAAGCAAGTGACGCTCAAGGCCGAACGTGCGCATTCCGTATGGCACCAGCTCAATATCGCTTGGGCAAGCTTCTTCTTCTTCATGGGCGCCCTCAATCTCTATATTGCTTTTGAGTTTTCTGAAGAAACATGGGTCAATTTCAAGCTGTTTGGTAGCGCTGGGTTATTGATCGTTTTTGTCATCATTCAAGGTGTTTGGCTCTCAAAGCACATGGAACATCCAGAGCAATGA
- a CDS encoding MFS transporter — MSPVLRWAFGSFFFLYFAYVGLVSPYASLFFLDRGFSALEIAVLMSMLQITRIVGPFSWGWLSDYLSNRIGIIRICACLAALVFLCIFYLHSYLSFFIWMFVLHTILSSQMPLGETATIHALYKDNSFDKRYGRLRLWGSIGFISMVLIAGELFQRNGIELYPYVGVVVLFALALITFCLHEPKMERRKMVKGELIGVLLNPDVRWFLVSGFFMIFAHASLYVFYSLYLANLGYDKFQIGLFWALGVAAEVLFFYFQNKLLSRLDAEVILQGAFGIGVIRFILIAFMPFTSVLIVAQIMHAATFAAHHSGATKLLQRWFTGPLQARGQAIMATVSYGFGGTIGGLCAGWIWDISQPGDVFVMSAFACALAGMAIQKMRPRRYPARKN, encoded by the coding sequence ATGTCGCCCGTGCTTCGCTGGGCCTTCGGGTCCTTTTTCTTTTTATATTTCGCTTACGTTGGTTTGGTTTCACCATACGCTAGCCTATTTTTTCTTGATCGCGGTTTTAGTGCGCTCGAAATTGCAGTACTCATGTCAATGCTGCAAATCACTCGGATTGTTGGCCCATTTAGCTGGGGATGGTTATCAGATTACCTATCCAACCGCATCGGGATAATTCGGATTTGCGCATGCTTAGCGGCGCTCGTTTTTCTGTGTATTTTTTATTTACACAGTTACTTGAGCTTCTTTATATGGATGTTTGTACTTCATACCATATTGAGTAGCCAAATGCCTTTGGGCGAAACCGCGACCATTCACGCGCTCTATAAAGACAATTCTTTTGATAAGCGCTACGGTCGATTGAGACTGTGGGGCTCAATTGGCTTTATATCGATGGTGCTCATTGCGGGCGAGTTATTTCAGCGCAATGGTATCGAGCTTTATCCGTATGTCGGCGTAGTTGTATTGTTTGCTTTAGCGCTCATCACATTTTGCCTGCACGAACCCAAGATGGAGCGTCGCAAAATGGTGAAGGGTGAATTAATAGGAGTTCTACTCAATCCAGACGTTCGCTGGTTTTTGGTATCGGGGTTTTTTATGATCTTTGCTCACGCCTCTTTGTATGTATTCTATTCCCTATATCTGGCAAATCTAGGCTACGATAAATTTCAGATTGGTCTTTTTTGGGCGCTAGGTGTAGCGGCAGAGGTATTATTTTTTTACTTCCAAAACAAACTTCTTAGTCGCTTGGATGCTGAGGTTATATTGCAGGGCGCATTTGGTATCGGTGTCATCCGCTTCATTCTGATTGCCTTCATGCCATTCACCTCGGTATTGATAGTGGCGCAGATCATGCATGCCGCTACCTTTGCCGCACACCATAGTGGAGCCACGAAGTTATTGCAACGATGGTTCACGGGCCCATTACAAGCTCGGGGGCAAGCCATCATGGCCACCGTATCTTACGGCTTTGGAGGAACTATTGGAGGATTGTGTGCCGGCTGGATCTGGGATATATCGCAACCTGGGGATGTGTTTGTTATGTCAGCATTTGCATGCGCACTGGCAGGCATGGCGATTCAAAAAATGCGTCCTCGCCGCTATCCTGCCAGAAAAAATTAA
- a CDS encoding YgfZ/GcvT domain-containing protein produces the protein MTFTSQNTAMPTEIPSSSFSLLPQWGLIFVEGPEAAGFLQNQLTNSVLGLRRAFPPDIAQSTLSARLVGYCSPKGRLLASAWLSLAPTGDTAEDRFALFISKDIAATTAKRLAMYVLRSKVKVTDVSNEWNLMGYVANTSSPEVTINVLTDGQIGIELPAVIHQTETYQRILIAQNASDFSIETNIPVLNVWNDLEVLSGVPRIVQATQEQFVPQMVNFESVGGVDFKKGCYPGQEVVARSQYRGAIKRRLCLAHTASNGVEPRLYQPGTEIFHTADPKQPAGMVVLSSPSSFEVNRIDLQIECKLEALEIGEIRLGSMQGPVLKLNSLLYPFIEI, from the coding sequence ATGACGTTTACCAGCCAAAATACCGCAATGCCCACGGAAATACCCTCTTCTAGCTTTTCCCTTTTACCCCAATGGGGCCTCATTTTCGTAGAAGGGCCAGAAGCTGCTGGCTTTTTACAAAATCAGCTTACCAATTCCGTTTTGGGTTTACGCCGCGCTTTCCCGCCTGATATCGCTCAATCAACCCTCTCTGCTAGGTTGGTAGGTTACTGCAGCCCAAAAGGTCGATTATTAGCAAGCGCATGGCTATCACTTGCGCCTACTGGAGATACTGCTGAGGATCGCTTTGCACTATTCATCTCAAAAGATATCGCTGCAACTACTGCTAAGCGTTTAGCGATGTATGTGTTGCGCTCAAAAGTGAAGGTGACCGATGTCTCGAACGAATGGAACCTTATGGGCTACGTTGCCAACACCTCCTCACCCGAGGTAACAATTAATGTGCTTACCGATGGCCAGATTGGCATTGAGCTTCCTGCTGTAATTCATCAGACAGAAACATATCAGCGTATTCTCATTGCACAAAACGCTTCAGATTTCTCTATAGAAACTAACATCCCAGTACTCAATGTATGGAATGATTTAGAGGTATTGAGCGGAGTCCCCAGAATTGTTCAAGCAACCCAAGAGCAATTTGTTCCTCAAATGGTGAATTTTGAATCGGTCGGTGGCGTTGACTTCAAAAAAGGTTGCTATCCTGGACAAGAGGTTGTGGCGCGTAGCCAATATCGGGGTGCTATTAAAAGACGCCTTTGTTTGGCTCATACCGCTTCGAATGGAGTCGAGCCTAGGCTCTACCAGCCAGGAACTGAAATTTTTCATACAGCCGATCCAAAACAACCTGCCGGAATGGTGGTTTTATCGTCGCCCAGCAGTTTTGAGGTAAATCGGATTGATCTGCAGATAGAGTGCAAGCTTGAGGCGCTTGAGATTGGGGAAATACGACTAGGAAGCATGCAGGGCCCTGTGTTAAAACTGAATTCATTACTTTACCCATTTATTGAAATTTAA
- the msrB gene encoding peptide-methionine (R)-S-oxide reductase MsrB has protein sequence MIMKKTDPEYKQVLSDIEYRVTREAATERPFTGKYWDHWHQGKYKCICCDTPLFASDTKFDAGCGWPSYNAPENPKTIKEVRDTSHGMIRTEVRCANCDAHLGHVFDDGPMPTGLRYCINSASLQFEPSENAKPNQDK, from the coding sequence ATCATCATGAAAAAAACCGACCCAGAATACAAACAGGTGTTAAGCGATATTGAATATCGTGTTACTCGTGAAGCTGCTACTGAACGCCCTTTTACAGGCAAGTATTGGGACCATTGGCATCAGGGTAAATACAAGTGCATCTGTTGCGATACCCCGCTTTTTGCATCGGATACCAAGTTCGATGCTGGTTGTGGCTGGCCCAGTTATAACGCCCCGGAAAATCCGAAAACCATTAAAGAGGTTCGCGATACCTCTCATGGCATGATTCGCACCGAGGTGCGTTGTGCAAACTGTGATGCACACTTAGGCCATGTTTTTGACGATGGGCCCATGCCTACTGGTCTACGCTACTGCATAAATTCGGCATCGCTGCAATTTGAACCTAGTGAAAATGCCAAGCCTAATCAGGATAAATGA
- a CDS encoding BolA family protein, whose translation MNINQKRISMFGADLNKSFTIQKLTIEDESHLHSGHAGAASGGGHFKLSIVAPEFQGLTAVARHRAVYAALNRHIPTEIHALTITALTPQQAGF comes from the coding sequence ATGAATATCAATCAAAAACGGATTTCAATGTTTGGGGCGGATCTGAATAAGTCTTTCACGATTCAGAAACTCACAATTGAGGATGAAAGCCACCTTCATTCTGGGCATGCTGGCGCAGCCAGTGGCGGAGGCCACTTCAAGCTCAGTATTGTGGCTCCAGAGTTTCAGGGGTTGACCGCGGTTGCCAGGCACCGAGCCGTATATGCAGCACTCAACCGCCATATTCCCACTGAAATTCATGCATTAACGATCACCGCCCTCACCCCACAGCAGGCTGGTTTCTAG
- a CDS encoding peptidyl-prolyl cis-trans isomerase — translation MFKNRHLVTIGLAVSLLSMHAAAQNAVIVNGKPIPKAQLDKLVQKFGQPDNPQVRDKAREMLVTRELILQEADKRGVTQNESVREQLEQSRVGILVAAVFEDYVEKEGVTEAELKAAYESVKTQNTGKEYRVEHILVEKESDAKAIIAQLKAGGNFEEIAKAKIAKAKSKDPGSALNGEDLGYVSDKSLVPGFSKAMVQLKNGQVTDKPVKTQFGWHIIKMIDSRDTKAPSFEEMKAQLKQMIASDQNWQKAKFSEMMQKLRAKAKTQ, via the coding sequence ATGTTCAAAAATCGCCATCTCGTCACTATTGGTCTTGCGGTCTCTCTCCTTTCGATGCATGCTGCTGCGCAAAATGCCGTGATCGTAAACGGCAAACCCATTCCGAAAGCGCAACTCGATAAATTGGTTCAAAAGTTTGGACAACCAGATAACCCACAAGTACGCGATAAGGCTCGTGAAATGTTGGTCACCCGAGAATTAATTCTTCAGGAAGCTGATAAACGTGGTGTAACTCAGAATGAGTCTGTGCGCGAACAGCTTGAACAGTCTCGCGTCGGAATTTTAGTTGCAGCCGTTTTCGAGGACTATGTCGAAAAAGAAGGCGTAACCGAGGCAGAGTTAAAAGCCGCATACGAATCAGTAAAAACGCAAAATACCGGCAAGGAATACCGTGTTGAACATATTCTGGTTGAAAAAGAATCAGATGCAAAAGCCATCATCGCCCAATTAAAAGCCGGTGGAAACTTTGAAGAAATTGCTAAGGCCAAAATTGCTAAGGCCAAATCAAAAGATCCAGGCTCAGCCCTAAATGGCGAAGATTTGGGTTATGTCAGCGATAAGTCTCTTGTCCCAGGGTTTTCTAAGGCGATGGTTCAACTCAAGAATGGTCAAGTAACCGACAAACCGGTTAAAACCCAATTTGGTTGGCACATTATTAAGATGATTGATTCGCGCGATACCAAAGCGCCAAGCTTTGAAGAAATGAAAGCTCAGCTAAAACAAATGATTGCCTCCGATCAAAATTGGCAAAAGGCGAAGTTCTCGGAAATGATGCAAAAATTGCGCGCGAAAGCAAAAACTCAGTAA